Proteins encoded within one genomic window of Megalopta genalis isolate 19385.01 chromosome 10, iyMegGena1_principal, whole genome shotgun sequence:
- the LOC117220147 gene encoding isovaleryl-CoA dehydrogenase, mitochondrial — MKLCAQKCSGLFFRNFLGLSNKFNVRCSSQYYKIDENIFGLNDEQKQLRQLVFNFVQKELAPKAAEIDRQNNFHDLRSFWRKLGDLGLLGITVRPEYGGTGGTYLDHVVIMEEMSRASGSIALSYGAHSNLCVNQIHRNGTEEQKHKYLPKLCNGEHMGALAMSEPGSGSDVVSMKLRAEKKGDYYILNGNKFWITNGPDAETLIVYAKTDPNADKPQHGVTAFIVEKDFPGFSTAQKLDKLGMRGSNTGELIFEDCKVPAKNVLGEVNKGVYVLFSGLDLERLILAAGPLGILQACCDVAFDYAHTRKQFGKYIAEFQFIQGKIADMYTSLSACRSYLYSVARSCDTGHVNRKDCAAAILFISERATEAALNAIQILGGNGYINDYPTGRLLRDAKLYEIGAGTSEVRRMVIGRAISEDYS; from the exons ATGAAGTTATGCGCGCAGAAATGTTCGGGTCTATTTTTTCGGAATTTCCTCGGATTGAGTAACAAATTCAACGTGAGATGTTCTTCACAATATTACAAGATCGACGAGAACATCTTTGGCCTAAATGACGAACAGAAACAG CTGCGACAGTTGGTTTTCAATTTTGTACAAAAGGAGCTTGCACCGAAGGCTGCCGAGATCGACAGACAGAACAATTTTCATGACCTGAGA TCGTTCTGGAGAAAGCTGGGAGATTTAGGTTTGTTAGGGATCACGGTGCGACCTGAATACGGCGGTACAGGTGGCACATATCTCGATCATGTTGTTATCATGGAAGAAATGAGCAGAGCATCGGGATCTATAGCGCTTAGTTATGGCGCACATTCGAATCTGTGCGTCAATCAGATTCACAGAAACGGTACGGAAGAACAGAAGCATAAATACTTGCCGaag ttatgcAATGGAGAACACATGGGAGCATTGGCAATGTCGGAACCAGGATCAGGATCGGACGTTGTCTCAATGAAATTACGAGCGGAGAAAAAAGGAgactattatattttaaatggAAACAAATTCTGGATCACGAATGGTCCCGATGCTGAAACGCTGATCGTTTATGCGAAAACAGATCCGAACGCGGACAAACCCCAACACGGTGTCACGGCTTTCATTGTGGAGAAGGATTTTCCTGGTTTTAGCACCGCCCAGAAATTAGACAAACTTGGGATGCGAGGTTCTAACACCGGCGAACTAATTTTCGAAGACTGCAAAGTGCCTG CCAAAAATGTGCTTGGAGAAGTGAATAAAGGCGTCTACGTCCTCTTTAGTGGACTTGATCTGGAGCGATTGATATTAGCTGCTGGCCCCTTAGG AATTTTACAAGCTTGTTGCGACGTGGCGTTCGACTATGCACATACTAGAAAACAGTTTGGTAAATATATTGCTGAGTTTCAATTCATCCAG GGGAAAATAGCGGATATGTACACTAGTTTGAGTGCTTGTAGGAGCTATTTGTATTCCGTGGCGAGATCCTGTGACACAGGACACGTGAATCGGAAGGATTGCGCAGCGGCGATACTCTTTATTTCTGAACGAGCCACAGAAGCTGCTCTAAACGCTATCCAAATACTTG GTGGAAATGGGTACATAAATGATTATCCCACCGGAAGACTCCTGAGAGATGCGAAATTATACGAGATTGGCGCTGGTACCAGCGAGGTCCGACGGATGGTCATTGGCAGAGCTATCAGTGAGGACTACTCATAA